The Chiloscyllium punctatum isolate Juve2018m chromosome 27, sChiPun1.3, whole genome shotgun sequence DNA segment TGTTAACACTGTTTGataccagccttgggcaactgtgtggagtttgcacattctcccagtgtttgcgtgggtttcctccccacaatccaaagaattgGATTGGGTTagggtgaagtggccatgctaagttgcccatagtgttcagggatgtgtaggttagatacatTCATCAGGGACAAaggtaaggtaggggaatgggtctgggtggattactcttcggagggtcagtgtggacttgttaggctgaagggcctgtttccacactgtagcaattctaattctaattttcTGAAAGCTTAGGTATCCTAGAAAAACAAGTTTCACTCTATAGGATGTCTTTAACTGGGAACCCCGTCAGAAGACAAACTGATCAACATGCTGGAGGCCTTTAGGGAGTGAACATTTTCTTAGGATCTCACATTCTCATTAATTTGTCTAGTATAATTCCTAAGTGGAAGTGAATGGTTTGTTTATTAAGTATCTGTAATGCAGAGCTTGCTTGTACTGTACTAATTCCAACCTTGACAACACCCACAATAACTGCACTGTTAACAAGTAAAGTGCAAAATTAGTGAATCACCGAAGTTTTAATTTTTGTTTCAGCTGTATCACTTCCAATTGTAACTTGATTTTTTAAATGAAATTCTATTGAATTATATTTCAAGGATAAAGGCAATTAAGCATCGATTGTAAAGGAGAGGAGCCAGGAATCCCTCTGTCACCATGATGGCAAAATTAATTCTTCTAACTCATACAAAACAAAAACCGACTCTTTACATGAGATCAGTAGCTATCATGGAACAGTCTTTTTACTTTCGGACTGGTTACCTTGCTCCTCAGTGACCTACATCTTAATTTCTTGTTTTGTTGTTCCTATGTTTAAGTTTTATATGAATGGTGAGAAAATAATCCCTTGCAGCTCAGTGTGATATTCTTAATTTGAGCTCATTCGTAGAGTTCATCCTGTAGTTCATCATATAGTAAGCCTGGTAAGTTTCTGTGTAAATAACTAGATATTGAGCAAAAATCTATTTGCAGTGATAACACTAGACTGGAAATCTATTACTTTAAATATTTGTATTTTGTTTGTCACTAACCAGCTCGATATTTATTCATTTTCTAGAACTCTGACCTGAAGGAGAGAATGAAATATTTGCTTTATGTGCAAATTATGTCTGCACAGGTCTTACTTTCAGGTAGGTCTCGTCCGACAATTCATAGTGGGCAATGTagtgactcagtagttagcactaatAGCTCACAGTAGTAGGGATCTAGGTTCAGTTCTTGCCTTGAGTGACTGTTTgtatggcgtttgcacattctccctttgtctatGGTTTCATTCAGGTGCTATAGTTTCATTCCAAAGTTCAAGGAGGTGCaggttggtggattggccatgggaaaaatGCAGAGCTCTGGGGATAGGGTGGGGcatgtggggtggtggggtgggggggggggggggtggtctagGTGGGATGGATGTTGGATGTTCTTCCGAGGGTTGGTGTGAAAATGTGATGGGCCAAATATCTGCTTCATCACTTGAATGGATTCTATGACAACATTTTTTGTCTGTAACTCTCGTGAATATTTCcttgtactttttaaaaataaatgtttgGAAGGGCAAAGAAATCATATCAATCTGTTAACAGATGTATCATCAGGAAGCTCTATCATCAAAGCCAGGAACCATTGAATTTAAAGTTCAAGATATTGAACTTTGGATAACAATGGAAGAATTCAGAAATGATCAAAGCTGCAGTTATTGTGTCAATGTTGGTGAACTTGCACTGACATCGTGACTTTCAATAGATTCAATTGATCACTGTAATACATATTGGCTTTCCAGAAAAAGATGTGAAAAAaccatgcaatctttccagtcttgAACATTGGAAAGAACAACACTTAATACACTGAACTAAATACAGATTACATTTTGTTAATAGCACATTAACTATCTTGGATTTGCAGTAATTCTTGtttaagaatccctacagtgtggaaacaggcccttcagctcaacaagtccacactgaccctctgaagagtaagctCTTGTTTAATGCACAAGATTTTCCCTACTCTTGtttgatgcacctaacctacacatccctgaactctatgggcattttagcatggccaactcccctgacctgcacatctttggattgtgggaagaaaccagagcacccagcagaaacccacacagacacggggagaatatgcaaactccacacaaacagttgccagaggctggaatgaacccaggtccctggcactgtgagggagcagtgctaaccactgagccacagtgccactgtACTTCTTTCATGTACTTCTGACTACATATCATATTTTTATTGGATTTAATCCTGACATCTCAGATCTCAGGAGTGTTCATAAACCATATTTTACATGAATCaacatcagaaaaaaaaaattattctgTTGCTGCTTTTGGAACTTTTATGCACTTAGTTGGCTGCTGCCATTTCTACATGGCTACAAATCACTTCATTTTGGGATACCCAGtaataaagaaagaaagaaagatattTTATAAATGTAATAGAATGAGCAACTCCAAACTTATTTCTACTCTCTTGGCTTTGTCACCACTGCCATGATAGTCTGTCAATTATCCCTAGTCAAAAGATCAAGAATCCTCTGTTTAGAAGGCTGCTTTATGATTTGACCAGATACTCTAAGTTATATTAAAAACTATAGACTGGAAAAAATGTTAATTTTTTATTACCGATTTCCAGGTGCATTTGATGTTGCTGTATCAAAGACTACATTGGTAGGAATTCACAGACAAAGTATTGTCCTTGGATGCAGTTTTACTGTTGATAGTCGTTTACCACTGGACCATGTAATCATCACCTGGCAACGTGCTGAGACGAATGACGTGGTGCACAGTTACTATTATGGCAAAGACCAACTCAGTCAACAGAATGAACAGTATTCAGGCAGAACAAGTCTATTTCCAGAGGAATTCAAACATGGCAATGCTTCATTAAAACTGGCAGGAATGACAGCAGAGGATGCTGGGCAGTATGAGTGCTTTGTTGGCAATATATTGGGAAGTGCCAAAGGGACAATTTCATTGAAATTTGCAGGTAAGTACATTTTATTTGTTCCTAATCATGCAGTGATGATTTTGTTACAAAATCAATGTGATAATTCATGTTTAATGTGCTTAAAATTCATAAGGAGAATAGTCAGGTTGCAATTAACACAAATTAAAATGAATGCAAGATTGCCAAAAGCCTAACATAATGAAGTTAATGTAGGAGATTAAAATCCAGATATAAAAGGAAATTTGTTTGACTGTTCCAATCAAAGGGTGATCAAGATTATAGACATATTTTTGTGACCCAATATAAATCCTTTGTAGAGGAAGGATATCAGGCTGCAAATAGCTTATAGCAACAGCTTCATTCCTTTCCAGAATGTCAGTTTACTAGGGATTCTGCCCTTTTTTATGATAAAGTTATGAATAACAAGTACATGGACATATGATTTTTTTGTTTGATCAACATGTCAAATCCTTGCTCATTTTGAATGCTCAACTGCCTACACTTTACTCAACCCTGCCCTGTTCAAACTGCCATGTCCTGAAGAGGGGTTACACCTAAActatcgacttctccacctcctgatgctgcctggcttgctgtgttcttccagcctcctgccaaACTGCCATGGTGGCAGCATGACTTTTATAACCAAGTGACCTTGCTTTCTGCCTTGAATGCCTAGTCTTGACCAGTTAACCACATCCTGCATTTCTCACTACAGTATCTTCATGCTTTTTCTAACTTAGCAATTTCAATTTCCATCTTCACttacttgaccttctcttggctATTCTATTGCCACCCACACAATATAACTTCGCATTACAGTATAAAGATTCCAACTTGTATACATAACCACTCCCTTTATCTTATTGCCTCACATGGCTCTCTATTCCCGCCatttcaaacacagacagacagttagTTTCAACCATTTCTATGTATTCCACACCCCTCACATCTTATCACACCCTTTCAAAGTACTTTGTAGACCTCCGTTAACTTGAGTGAAGAACCTACTCAAATCTATCATTAAAGGTAGAGTGGCTGCACACTAGGACAAACGTGAGTGATCCCATATTAAAATAGTCATTTTGGAGTTTTATTTTGAGGAGAAAAGATTATTAATAAAGAGGTGAGTTCAAAGAATTTAGATAGCATTTTGACTTGGCTTAGAAATTGGTTGGATGGTCGAAGTTAAAGAATGGGGCAAATGGAATACACCCTGTAGAACTGTAATGTTGCATTATTATTTGTAACCTATAGATGCGTGTGAAAAGAGAGGGCTTCCTTTGTGTTGTGTGGCTGATTTTTGATTTGTCTAACTGTATTTTGAGATTATATATTAATGCCACGCGGATGCTTCACAAATTATTTAATGTCAACAAAAGCAATTTTCTGTTACTTCTGAATAATGCAAGCAATTCTTCTTTGTAATTCACAGCTTACTATAGGGATCCACAACTGTTCATCAAACTCAAACCATCCGGTTCGACTATCATTCTGGAATCTCAAGGTTATCCTGAACCATCTGTTTTCTGGTACTGTGCAGAAAATAAAAATGTGTCCCTCCAGCCTGAAATTTCATTTATTAAAAGTGAAGATGGTCTTTACTCATTCCAGAGTATTCTTAAACTTGATAACACAATGATGAAATGTAACCATGTGGTTGAAATTCAGAACTCCCTTGTTAACCAGACTGTTACCAGGAAATTCAACATCCTTTTACAACGTAAGTTATTAATTTAGACAATTATTAGTTCAGGTACTTAAGTCAAATTTCCTTAGACATAAATTTTGCCTTAGACATAAATAAAATCTTTGAAACTATTTATCTGAAGAAATGCATAAAAGGTTCAATTTTCCAAACCAGAGAAATGGCTTATACACTAGGAGCACAAATCACAAGAAACCTCAACTTTTTTGCCACAATTTCCTATTCCTAGATTTTAATAAATGGAAAATCACATGAACTGTGACCTACACTCTGTGTTATATTTTCGAAATAGAAAAATGTAACTGCAGTTTCTTGATTTATAT contains these protein-coding regions:
- the LOC140453622 gene encoding CD276 antigen-like, which translates into the protein MKYLLYVQIMSAQVLLSGAFDVAVSKTTLVGIHRQSIVLGCSFTVDSRLPLDHVIITWQRAETNDVVHSYYYGKDQLSQQNEQYSGRTSLFPEEFKHGNASLKLAGMTAEDAGQYECFVGNILGSAKGTISLKFAAYYRDPQLFIKLKPSGSTIILESQGYPEPSVFWYCAENKNVSLQPEISFIKSEDGLYSFQSILKLDNTMMKCNHVVEIQNSLVNQTVTRKFNILLQQQDIQNQNFNKNMWIALNSCTILIFVAIIILILLICRSKHAQHQKIEEKAKCEFI